In a genomic window of Gopherus evgoodei ecotype Sinaloan lineage chromosome 14, rGopEvg1_v1.p, whole genome shotgun sequence:
- the ZNF217 gene encoding zinc finger protein 217 — protein sequence MPTQPLLVYMEGPDGIASTVGAQMENNDASMPIKGTNTISYKNVQEKFLMQAEGCMPSDCMFCDQTFKHPEELGKHVLTQHRPTLCEPAVLRVEAEYLSPLDKCQVRTDLPSSKNNEKDNEEFSCEVCGQTFDEAFDVETHMKKHKDSFTYWCNVCGRRFKEPWFLKNHMRTHTGKPGSRNKLQQGSESPITINEVIQEHVTENVTSPYKICMVCGFLFLNKENLIEHSKVHTKESASNDSSQITDGTNKGVAQREEFLQFLNLRPNVTPEKSKSEKPVKWIAELDPFNTYQAWQLATKGKVAIGHGQIKEPGQEGSTDNDDSSSDKEELGEIWNTNKGSQVSQTENIGKSKVNKNSSCPGNGTLSQDKLKHPSGEVPSMEVDPKLSQNKEKPTHCSECGKAFRTYHQLVLHSRVHKRDRRTDAETSATSRTCCADLIVTLHENGVVDRTEGGSEDGSEDGLSDTFHLDKNEDGLERARVKNLGASRECSYCGKYFRSNYYLNIHLRTHTGEKPYKCEFCEYAAAQKTSLRYHLERHHKEKQADVATDVKSDSKVLLQSQEMDLLSATDGAQEIKNLKRFIDGAKDAKGCPPVKQQKEIFSSFQSILSCPVILTMKNDTQDSKKSAVGNSSNQMNENSGAPYLEKLKAEEELMESQANDPIDKKERDALVTLEGDDIQLIGALKDKNNMEEMRESTEKCANKHIVGSQEKPLNLSTGTVQECSVISTARGLLATSTCPFCTYRTFYPEVLMIHQRLMHKYNPDTVNKNGYRNKALAKARRTGCPPALLGKDVLPLSLNPNKSKASLSMQPKPLHTEKAKQCPPLRSKVPVFSMVDSSSSTPSNLKSYKPQSIGAQASSCQQPQQDLHSNPSISSVMDRVKKGEPKAKTLNISVSQPVVVSSSINSSYDSPLNESAWFSNRGREYLCNRSAGHINLEFGEPSSKRVKPNLLALEHIDSARVNYRRYDMSRSRVANRYANLLPQECSRAKPASSVLPTKQGLLNSDEVDSRNVLTILKTYEPYSPGPLYGSFGPSNGQATSSPIEGKRPVSYQHLANSMLQKRSYESFIGNARFRPNDKKT from the exons ATGCCAACTCAACCTCTTTTAGTGTATATGGAGGGACCAGATGGGATAGCCAGTACTGTTGGTGCTCAGATGGAGAATAATGATGCCTCGATGCCGATAAAAGGGACCAACACAATTTCTTACAAAAACGTGCAAGAAAAGTTCTTGATGCAAGCGGAGGGGTGTATGCCTTCGGATTGCATGTTTTGTGATCAGACTTTTAAACATCCTGAAGAACTTGGTAAGCATGTCTTAACTCAACATAGACCAACGCTTTGTGAACCAGCAGTTCTTCGTGTCGAAGCAGAATATCTTAGTCCTCTTGATAAATGTCAAGTTAGAACAGACTTGCCATCATCAAAAAACAACGAAAAGGACAATGAAGAATTTAGCTGTGAGGTTTGTGGGCAAACATTTGATGAAGCTTTTGATGTTGAGACTCACATGAAAAAGCATAAGGACTCTTTCACATATTGGTGTAATGTATGTGGAAGAAGATTTAAAGAGCCTTGGTTCCTCAAAAATCACATGAGAACTCATACTGGTAAACCTGGTTCAAGAAATAAGCTTCAACAAGGTTCTGAAAGCCCAATAACAATAAATGAGGTGATACAGGAGCATGTAACTGAAAATGTAACATCACCTTACAAAATCTGCATGGTTTGTGGTTTTCTATTTCTCAATAAAGAGAACTTAATTGAGCACAGTAAAGTGCACACCAAAGAGTCAGCATCCAATGATAGCTCACAAATCACTGATGGAACCAATAAAGGAGTGGCTCAGAGAGAAGAATTTCTGCAATTTTTGAACTTAAGACCAAATGTGACTCCAGAAAAGAGTAAATCAGAAAAACCTGTGAAATGGATAGCTGAATTGGATCCATTCAATACATATCAAGCATGGCAGCTTGCAACCAAAGGTAAAGTTGCTATTGGCCATGGACAGATTAAAGAACCAGGGCAAGAAGGAAGTACAGACAATGATGATTCATCATCTGATAAAGAAGAGCTTGGTGAAATTTGGAATACAAATAAAGGTAGCCAGGTTAGTCAGACTGAAAATATTGGGAAGTCAAAGGTAAATAAAAATAGCAGTTGTCCAGGAAATGGTACCCTGTCTCAAGACAAACTGAAACATCCCAGTGGTGAAGTGCCTTCTATGGAGGTGGATCCTAAATTGtcacaaaacaaagagaaaccAACACACTGCTCAGAGTGTGGCAAAGCCTTTAGAACATACCACCAGCTAGTTCTTCATTCAAGAGTACATAAGAGAGATAGGAGGACTGATGCAGAGACTTCAGCCACTTCTAGAACCTGCTGTGCAGACTTAATTGTAACCCTACATGAAAATGGAGTAGTAGACCGAACAGAGGGAGGCTCTGAAGATGGATCTGAAGATGGACTATCAGACACATTTCATTTGG ATAAAAATGAAGATGGCTTGGAAAGAGCAAGAGTTAAAAACCTTGGGGCGTCCAGAGAATGCAGCTATTGTGGAAAATATTTCCGCTCAAATTATTACCTCAATATTCATCTCAGAACTCATACAG GTGAAAAACCATACAAATGTGAATTTTGTGAGTATGCAGCAGCCCAAAAAACATCATTGAGGTATCACTTAGAGAGGCATCACAAGGAGAAGCAGGCCGATGTTGCAACAGATGTGAAAAGTGACAGCAAAGTTTTGTTACAGAGTCAGGAGATGGACCTCCTGTCAGCCACTGACGGTGCTCAAGAAATCAAAAACTTGAAAAGGTTTATTGATGGTGCCAAAGATGCAAAGGGCTGCCCACCTGTAAAGCAACAAAAAGagatattttcttcctttcagaGCATATTGAGTTGTCCAGTTATCTTGACCATGAAAAATGATACTCAGGACTCAAAGAAGAGTGCAGTTGGTAATAGCTCAAATCAAATGAATGAGAACTCAGGTGCTCCTTACCTGGAAAAGCTAAAAGCAGAGGAAGAATTAATGGAATCGCAGGCAAATGATCCCATtgataaaaaagagagagatgcttTAGTGACATTGGAAGGAGATGATATCCAGTTGATTGGTGCCTTAAAGGACAAAAATAACATGGAAGAAATGAGAGAGAGCACCGAAAAATGTGCAAACAAGCATATAGTGGGCTCTCAAGAAAAGCCGTTAAATTTATCTACTGGGACAGTGCAAGAATGTTCAGTGATCTCAACTGCTAGAGGCTTGTTAGCAACCAGCACCTGCCCATTTTGTACTTATAGAACATTTTATCCAGAAGTCCTAATGATACACCAGAGATTGATGCATAAATACAACCCTGACACTGTTAACAAAAATGGTTACAGAAACAAGGCTTTGGCTAAAGCCAGGCGTACTGGATGCCCACCAGCTCTTCTTGGTAAAGATGTGCTTCCCCTGTCTCTTAACCCTAATAAAAGTAAGGCTTCCCTATCTATGCAACCAAAACCGTTGCATACAGAGAAGGCTAAACAGTGTCCCCCTCTACGGAGCAAAGTCCCTGTTTTTTCAATGGTAGATTCCAGCAGTTCAACACCAAGTAACTTGAAGTCTTACAAACCACAAAGCATTGGAGCTCAGGCGAGTAGCTGTCAGCAACCACAGCAAGATTTGCACTCAAATCCTAGCATTTCTTCAGTAATGGATAGAGTAAAAAAAGGTGAACCTAAAGCAAAAACTCTAAATATATCAGTTTCTCAACCTGTTGTAGTCAGTAGCAGTATCAATAGCTCCTATGATTCTCCCCTTAATGAATCTGCCTGGTTCAGTAATCGAGGAAGAGAATATCTCTGCAATAGATCTGCGGGTCACATAAACTTAGAATTTGGTGAACCATCTTCTAAAAGAGTGAAACCTAATCTGTTAGCTCTTGAACACATTGACTCTGCAAGAGTTAATTACAGAAGATACGACATGAGCAGATCTCGTGTTGCAAACAGATATGCAAATCTGTTACCTCAGGAATGTTCACGTGCCAAACCTGCATCCTCTGTTTTGCCAACCAAACAAGGGCTTCTGAATTCAGATGAAGTTGATTCCCGAAATGTACTGACTATTCTGAAAACCTATGAGCCGTATAGCCCTGGACCACTTTATGGTTCTTTTGGACCTAGCAATGGCCAAGCTACCAGCTCTCCAATAGAAG GAAAAAGGCCGGTGTCATACCAACACTTAGCTAACAGCATGCTACAAAAGCGAAGTTATGAGAGTTTTATTGGCAATGCACGTTTTCGACCAAATGACAAGAAAACTTGA